The following are from one region of the Longimicrobium sp. genome:
- a CDS encoding CsgG/HfaB family protein gives MLHTFIALTLAASVPAPPSRIPISHHPVLDTTDTRPGVAVLPFFNGGSLGGRTQEDLSALEVGVQQMLMTELEQNSALRIVDRAVLRQILEEQNLATAGRVDAATAARVGRLVGARYVIKGSFMNLDGQFRLDGHVVDTETSELVKAQQVYGRRRDLFHLLVDLAGMITRDVRLPPLPRDVATARARLYVPNEAALKYSQALRLAESGRNREAMELYREIVRRFPDYTPAGVRLQQLESAAR, from the coding sequence ATGCTGCACACCTTCATCGCGCTCACGCTGGCCGCTTCGGTGCCGGCGCCGCCGTCCCGCATCCCCATCTCCCATCATCCCGTACTCGACACCACCGACACGCGGCCGGGGGTGGCGGTGCTGCCGTTCTTCAACGGCGGCTCACTCGGCGGGAGGACGCAGGAGGACCTGTCGGCGCTGGAGGTGGGGGTGCAGCAGATGCTGATGACCGAGCTGGAGCAGAACTCGGCGCTGCGCATCGTGGACCGCGCCGTGCTGCGGCAGATCCTGGAGGAGCAGAACCTGGCCACCGCCGGCCGCGTGGATGCGGCCACGGCCGCGCGGGTGGGGAGGCTGGTAGGCGCGCGCTACGTGATCAAGGGCTCGTTCATGAACCTGGACGGCCAGTTCCGGCTGGACGGTCACGTGGTGGACACGGAGACGAGCGAGCTGGTGAAGGCGCAGCAGGTGTACGGCCGCCGGCGCGACCTCTTCCATCTGCTGGTGGACCTGGCGGGGATGATCACGCGCGACGTGCGCCTCCCGCCGCTGCCGCGCGACGTCGCCACCGCGCGGGCGCGGCTCTACGTGCCCAACGAGGCCGCGCTGAAGTACTCGCAGGCGCTGCGGCTGGCGGAGAGCGGCCGCAACCGCGAGGCGATGGAGCTCTATCGCGAGATCGTGCGGCGCTTCCCGGACTACACGCCGGCGGGCGTCAGGCTGCAGCAGTTGGAGAGCGCCGCGCGGTGA